GATTTCCTATGCAATTATTACCCAGCATATGATCATAATTACTTTGAAAAAACTGGTAGCACGGTTGGCAGTGTTATTCACTTTACTAGTCCAACTAAACCCTGGCAGCAATTTTCATTTGGTCGGTACAGAAACAAGTGGTGGCAGTACCATGACTTAGAATGGTCTGAAGTGTGCCAGCATGCCCCACTACCGGCAATATTTGATTATCAAGAAAGTGGCCAAGTCCTGATCTTAACTAATAGTGAAAATATCAAGGACCTAGAAAAGTTGGTTCAAGCATTACCAATGGTGACCTTCGACATTGGAGCTTGGACTAACATGGGTGGTAAATTAATTCGGTTAATTACGTATCCAAACGTCCACCTGTTCCAGTCCACTGGACGACCGGTTACTGACCAATTAATCGAGAATGCTAATGCATACCTGGATATTAATTATGGTGCAAAAGATGATAACTTCATTGCCCGCTTCCAAGAAACCGGCAAACCGATTCTTTCCTTCGACGAGGTTAACTCGCAAATTAAAGATGCCATTAACTACGAGAGCTTTGCTAACGACGATGTCGATGGTATGGTGAATAAGATTAAAGCAATTATTAAAGGGTAGATGGTCATCAAGATGTACTCCAAGGGCGTCACAACTCGTGAAATCGCTGATATGGTTGAGAGAATGTACAGCCACTACTACTCACCAACCACGGTTTCAAACATCACTAAGCGGACGGAACACCTGGTTGAAGAGTTCCACGAGCGCAGATTCAAGTATTCACAGTACGTCTGTGTGTTCCTCGATGCTACTTACATTCCGTTACGCCGTGGTACCGTTGAACGAGAAGCCGTTAACGTAGCGATCGGAATTCGAAGTGACGGCGGTAAGGAAGTTCTTGACTACAGTATCGCACCGACCGAGAACGGAGCCGCTTGGTCTGAACTACTCCAGGGATTACGCGCACGGGGGATTAAAGATATTCAGTTATTCATCGCCGACGGTTTAGTTGGACTTCAATCTGCAATTGAGGCTAACTACCCGCAGGTGAAGTTTCAACGGTACTGGGTCCACGCAGAGCACAACCTTTTAGAGTACGTTCGCAAAAACGATCGCAGGGAGATTATCACCGACTTTAAGGCTATTCGGCAAGCAGAGAACCTACAAGCCGCCAAAGAACGATTGGCGGCTTTCAGTGCTAAGTGGGAGTCCAGTTATAAGCGTCGAATCAAGAATCTAGTCCAAATGGAGAAGCTATTCACGTTCTTCATTTTTCCAACTGCGATCCGTCAGACCATCTACTCGACGAACCTAATTGAGTCGTTCAATAAGAGCCTGAAGAAGATGGTCTGAATGAACCAGTTTAACAAAGATATTATCGCAGCGCTATCTTCCGACAAAGATATTACCCTGAATGAAGTCTTACGTCGTCAAATTGAAGTGGCCGCTAATCAGTTCCTTCAAAATGAACTGACTGCGGTGCTAGGCTACGAACCACATACTCGGATCGACCGATCAAAATACGACGTGAACTACCGGAACGGGACGAACACCCGCACTATCGACACTGAGTAAATGAAAAAAGTAATTGCCATTTCAACAGACCAAAATTATTTAATGCCAGTTGAAACCTTAATTAAGTCGATTGCGTACAATAATCGGAATTTAAAAATTTATGTTATTAATGAAGACATTTCACAAGAATGGTTTATTAATCTAAATCGACGTCTAGCACCGCTAAATATCACTGTTCAAGATGCTAAACTCGATCCGGCTATTATTCAAGATGAAAAAATCAGTGTTGATTACTTAAGTAAAATGGCATACGGACGAATTTTGATTCCAAAATTGATTCCCGAAGATCGGGCTTTATACTTAGATGCTGATACAATTGTTGACCGTAATCTGGATGATTTATTCAACATCGATATGCAAGGATATCCTGCCGGTGCAATTCCGGATTACTTTGGTGACTTCTTTAATTCTGGGGTAATGCTGTTTGATAACCAGCAATTACGAGAAACTAACTTTGTTCAGGATTTGCTTGAACGTGGTAAGACCGCCACTATTGATAATGACCAGACTTTACTTAACGAGGAGTTCAAGGGTAATTACTTAGTGCTACCAGGTACTTATAACGTCCAGGTTGGTGGCGACCTGGTTACCTTCTTCGATCCGAGCGACGTTGACCGCTATGAGAATGAGCTAAAAAAGAGTGAACCATATTCTATTATTCATTACACTACTAATGATAAGCCATGGAAGACGACCACTTCCTTACGGCTGCGCGATAAGTGGTGGCAATACCGGGAATTAGATTATAGTGAGATCGTTAACCATCAACCATTGCCGAATAATGATATTCCTAATAAGCAGGGAGTCTTATTTACATTCACCAACGATGAAAACATTAAGTATCTTTATGAACTAGCAGAAGCTTTACCAAACTATGAGTTTAATATAGCCGCCTATACTTTAATGGGCTTTAAGTTGATCCGGGCACTTCGCTATCCGAATGTACATCTGTATCCATCAATTACTTCTTACAATCGAAAGCGCTTATTAGCTAAGGCGGATGGTTACCTCGATATTAACTATGGGGGTAAAAACGAGGAAGTAATTCAAAAGTACGTTGATAAAGGCATTCCAGTATTATCATTTGATGAAGTGGCTACCGAAAGGTTTAAGAATGCTGATAATTACCAGACGTTTGCTAATGATGATTTGTCAGGGATGGTTGAAGCAATTCGAAAGCTTAAATAAATGAGTATGCGAAAAGACGTTTATGAAAGGATGAGATATTTTGTGTTAGAGAAGATAAAACCAAATTACTCCGCTATTGCACGACAATATGGTGTTGATCCACGAACTGTAAAAGCGGCATATTTAAGAGCTCAGAGTGGTGAAACAACAGTCGTTAGGAAGCGACGAAGCCGTCGTAGTAAGCTAGACGGATATCAAGATATCATTGAGGATAAATACACTGCCGGATGTTCTGCCAAATCGATTTATGACTTTATCGTTGAAAAAGGCTTTACTGGTAAATACACAATCGTCAAAGACTATTGTCGTCGGTTTCGTAAAGTGCAAACTAAGAAAGCAACGATTAGGGTTGAGCATACGATCGGCTTAAGTGCTCAAGTCGATTGGAAAGAACGAGTTACCATGACTGACCGAAACGGTGTTCCACATACTTTCAGTATTTTCTTGTATGTCTTACCCTATTCAAAAGGTTTAAATCTCCTCACTTCTGATATAATAACGGAAACAACTTAGATGGAAAAGAGCAATGAACAATTGAAGAAAGAAAACCAAGCACTTAAAGAACAAGTAGTTCAATTACAAACGATGGTTAAGTTACTTCAAAATCAGCTTTTTGGAAAAAAAACTGAAGTAATCGAAAAAGTAATTGATGGCCAACAATCATTATTTAATGATGATGAGCTTGATCAATTACAAGAATCAGCCACAACAATCACTGAAGTGATTGAAACAAAAGCAAGAAAAGTAGTGCGTCACCGGCAAGCAAAAGCAACTGGTCGACGGACTGCTTTTTTGGATCGTCTTCCCCAAATTAATGAAGAAATTGACTTAATCAATAAGAATTGTCCACATTGCCATCAGGAAATGAAATTAATTGGAAAACATCTCTATAGTCGTGAAGCACAGTTAAAGCCGGCTGAATTATATTGTAGGAATTTATTCCAAACTAGTTATAAATGTCTCGACTGTGAAGAAGCGGGAAAAGATGTAATTATTAGTAGTAAAATGCCACAATCATTAATTCCCCATAGCTACTTTTCCAGCAGTATTCTTGCCAAAGTAGCCGAGTATAAGTTTGAACTCGCATTACCCTTTCATCGACAGGTGAAACTTTGGCAAGCCATCGGTTTGCCAATCAAAGGGAAACAATTAGCTACTAATATAATTAAGCTAAGTCAGACATATCTTGAACCATTATATGAACAACTAAAGACGGAAATGAGTAAAGAACACGTCATTCATATGGATGAAACACCGTTTAAGGTAATTGAAGAGGACAAGACTAATAGTTATTTCTGGGTTACCAGGACAACTAAAGAATTTAGCCATCATCAACTAGCAGTTTTCCATTACCGAAATACGCGCTCCGGACAGACAGTTGGAGAGATTGTAGGTTCAGCTTATCAAGGGTTAATTATGTGCGATGGGTATGGCGGATATAGTGATCGACTTTATCCTTCGGCAAATTTTGGTTCGTGCTTAGTACATATTCGCCGAGAATTTGTTCGAATTGTGCAATCATTAAGGCCAAACAGACGTAATGATTCAAAAGCTGAGCAAGCAATCGCCTTATTAGCTCCGGTTTTCCATACGGAAAACCAATTAAAATACCAAACGAGTAGTGAGAAATGTAGCGAAAGGATTCGAAGGGTAAAGCCATTATTAGATAAGTTTTATCGTTACATTAACAACATTGAATTTCCTCAAGGTAAATTAAGAGCTGCCATTGGGAATGCCTTAAAGTTAAAAGAACGAGTATATCGGATTTTTGAAGATGGTCAATTACCGTTGACTAATAATCCGGTTGAACAGATAATTCGACCATCAACATTAATCCGTAAAAACAGCTTATTTGCGAAAAGCATTGCCGGTGCTCAGGCGAGCGCAATTTATTATAGTTTGACCGCCAGCGCCAAACTAAATCATTTAAATATCTATAAGTACTTCAAGTACCTGTTTGATCATTTACCAAATCAAAATAGGACAAGGCTTGAGGCTTATTTGCCATGGT
The genomic region above belongs to Limosilactobacillus reuteri and contains:
- a CDS encoding glycosyltransferase family 8 protein encodes the protein MTKQVFALSGDYGYINQIETTAKSILYHNSGAEIYVINKDIPQEWFSNINNRISSINSKIHNLKIDENMLADEHVSQPQINEMSYGRIMIPDLIKADRVLYLDSDIVVDQNLDELFTMDLGNHPIAAIPDLLYDNNFNSGVLLFNMPKLKETPDIVSQMLAAGNNDQLIEGDQSVLNFFFADTYLHLPLKYNLAIGYDFLCNYYPAYDHNYFEKTGSTVGSVIHFTSPTKPWQQFSFGRYRNKWWQYHDLEWSEVCQHAPLPAIFDYQESGQVLILTNSENIKDLEKLVQALPMVTFDIGAWTNMGGKLIRLITYPNVHLFQSTGRPVTDQLIENANAYLDINYGAKDDNFIARFQETGKPILSFDEVNSQIKDAINYESFANDDVDGMVNKIKAIIKG
- a CDS encoding transposase gives rise to the protein MNQFNKDIIAALSSDKDITLNEVLRRQIEVAANQFLQNELTAVLGYEPHTRIDRSKYDVNYRNGTNTRTIDTE
- a CDS encoding glycosyltransferase, with the translated sequence MKKVIAISTDQNYLMPVETLIKSIAYNNRNLKIYVINEDISQEWFINLNRRLAPLNITVQDAKLDPAIIQDEKISVDYLSKMAYGRILIPKLIPEDRALYLDADTIVDRNLDDLFNIDMQGYPAGAIPDYFGDFFNSGVMLFDNQQLRETNFVQDLLERGKTATIDNDQTLLNEEFKGNYLVLPGTYNVQVGGDLVTFFDPSDVDRYENELKKSEPYSIIHYTTNDKPWKTTTSLRLRDKWWQYRELDYSEIVNHQPLPNNDIPNKQGVLFTFTNDENIKYLYELAEALPNYEFNIAAYTLMGFKLIRALRYPNVHLYPSITSYNRKRLLAKADGYLDINYGGKNEEVIQKYVDKGIPVLSFDEVATERFKNADNYQTFANDDLSGMVEAIRKLK
- the tnpC gene encoding IS66 family transposase — translated: MEKSNEQLKKENQALKEQVVQLQTMVKLLQNQLFGKKTEVIEKVIDGQQSLFNDDELDQLQESATTITEVIETKARKVVRHRQAKATGRRTAFLDRLPQINEEIDLINKNCPHCHQEMKLIGKHLYSREAQLKPAELYCRNLFQTSYKCLDCEEAGKDVIISSKMPQSLIPHSYFSSSILAKVAEYKFELALPFHRQVKLWQAIGLPIKGKQLATNIIKLSQTYLEPLYEQLKTEMSKEHVIHMDETPFKVIEEDKTNSYFWVTRTTKEFSHHQLAVFHYRNTRSGQTVGEIVGSAYQGLIMCDGYGGYSDRLYPSANFGSCLVHIRREFVRIVQSLRPNRRNDSKAEQAIALLAPVFHTENQLKYQTSSEKCSERIRRVKPLLDKFYRYINNIEFPQGKLRAAIGNALKLKERVYRIFEDGQLPLTNNPVEQIIRPSTLIRKNSLFAKSIAGAQASAIYYSLTASAKLNHLNIYKYFKYLFDHLPNQNRTRLEAYLPWSKEVQINCHEIE